The Dendropsophus ebraccatus isolate aDenEbr1 chromosome 10, aDenEbr1.pat, whole genome shotgun sequence genome has a segment encoding these proteins:
- the CLDN2 gene encoding claudin-2: protein MTSVGVQMMGYFMAVLGLIGTVIATLLPDWKVSSYVGASIVTAVGFSKGLWMECAIFSTGITQCDIYNSMLGLPQETQAAQALMITSCVLSSLACLFTVFGMKCTIFNQDSPGKDKLAVTGGVVFILGGLLCLVPICWNLHSILQDFYNPLLPDAQRYELGSALYLGIASSIFSVLGGSILCASCPPKEPGQNFYSRYQSRALVRDKGQKAASMAQTSKKETSGYSLTGYV, encoded by the coding sequence ATGACTTCAGTTGGGGTGCAGATGATGGGCTACTTCATGGCAGTCCTGGGTCTTATTGGCACAGTCATTGCTACACTACTGCCTGACTGGAAGGTTAGTTCGTAtgttggtgccagtatagtgacCGCTGTTGGCTTTAGTAAAGGGCTGTGGATGGAATGTGCTATCTTTAGCACAGGTATCACCCAGTGTGATATCTATAATTCTATGCTAGGACTGCCACAAGAAACTCAGGCTGCTCAGGCCCTGATGATCACATCATGTGTACTATCTTCACTTGCTTGTCTGTTTACAGTTTTTGGCATGAAATGTACTATTTTTAACCAAGACAGCCCTGGTAAAGATAAACTGGCAGTGACCGGTGGAGTTGTCTTTATTCTGGGTGGCCTTTTGTGCCTGGTACCCATATGCTGGAACTTGCACTCTATCCTCCAAGACTTTTACAACCCATTGCTTCCTGATGCCCAGAGGTATGAGCTTGGATCTGCCCTCTATCTAGGCATTGCCTCTTCAATATTTTCTGTTCTGGGTGGTTCAATTCTCTGTGCCTCATGCCCACCCAAGGAGCCTGGCCAAAATTTTTACAGTAGATATCAGAGCAGAGCTCTGGTACGAGACAAAGGACAAAAAGCTGCCAGcatggcacagacttcaaagaaaGAGACAAGTGGGTATAGTCTCACAGGCTATGTATAA